ATCTTGTCTGAATTTCCTTCAGCTCAAAATTTGAATTTTCCGAAAATATTTTTATTCTTTTACAAAATTCAATAAAAATTTGAAAATATTGTAATTTTTATAAATATCACATTTTATTGATTTACAGTGATTTACAAAGTAATTAAGCGCATTTAAACATTTATATACGTTTACAAACGTATATAAATGTTTATTAAACGAATACGCAAAACAGCCCACCCCATCTTTGCATCGTCAATCGATCGGAAGATCAAATATTTGTTTAACCCGTCCGACAGATATTTAAAAAACATTATACAGATATCATGCGGACACAAATTTTTAAATCATGATGAATACATTAAAAAATTCAGTACAGCTTATCGGAAACATCGGAAGAGATGTAGAAATGGTCAATTTCGAAACCGGTAACAAAAAGGCAAGTGTCACCCTCGCTACGAGTGATTACTACACCAACAATCAGGGAGAAAAAGTCAAACAAACAGAATGGCACAACCTGATAGCCTGGGGAAAAACAGCTGAGCTCATGGCACAATTACTCCGCAAAGGAAGTGAAGTGGCAATCCAGGGAAAACTAACATCCCGATCATACACCGACAAAGCAGGCGTCACCAGGTACATTACAGAGATTGTCGTGAATGAATTTATAAGTCTCTCCCGGGCAGACAAAAGCAAAGTGCAGGATACGGATGCTGAAGTGATGGAAACAGTCAGTGAAGAAAATTTACCCTTTTAATTAATCAAAATTTATCAAACCCGTCCGGATATATAATAGAAATATCATAAATGTGTTCCGGACACAAACTTTAAAAATCATGCAAACAAACACAAAAAATTCAGTACAATTGGTTGGAAATATCGGTAAAGAAATCCAGCTATTCACCTTCGAAACAGGTAACAAAAAAGCGCAGTTAAGTCTGGCGTCCAACTTTTCATACAAAAATGCAAGTGGTGAAACCGTCAAAAATACAGAATGGTTTAACCTCGTAGCTTGGGGAAAAACTGCGGAGGAGATGGCCGAAAGTCTTCAGAAAGGTAATGAAATATCTATAGAAGGCAGACTGTCCTGTCGTTCATATACAGACAAGAGCGGCAATAATAAATACATAACAGAGGTGATTGTCAA
The genomic region above belongs to Saprospiraceae bacterium and contains:
- the ssb gene encoding single-stranded DNA-binding protein, which encodes MNTLKNSVQLIGNIGRDVEMVNFETGNKKASVTLATSDYYTNNQGEKVKQTEWHNLIAWGKTAELMAQLLRKGSEVAIQGKLTSRSYTDKAGVTRYITEIVVNEFISLSRADKSKVQDTDAEVMETVSEENLPF
- a CDS encoding single-stranded DNA-binding protein, with amino-acid sequence MQTNTKNSVQLVGNIGKEIQLFTFETGNKKAQLSLASNFSYKNASGETVKNTEWFNLVAWGKTAEEMAESLQKGNEISIEGRLSCRSYTDKSGNNKYITEVIVNSFSKVSKEANTNGPA